One Armatimonadota bacterium genomic window carries:
- the hybB gene encoding Ni/Fe-hydrogenase cytochrome b subunit — protein MARRLTPGRTILWILVAAAALISGVRYARGLGAVTRLSDRFPWGLWVGFDVLCGVALAAGGFTMAATVYVLHNERYRPLLRPAIVTGFLGYLLVIAALLVDLGRPYRIWHPLIMWNPHSVMFEVAWCVMLYTLVLALEFGIMVLERLGWTTLLSIARASLPPLVVAGVILSTLHQSSLGSLFLIVPGKLHPLWYTPLLPVLFFLSAVAVGPAMVTVEAALSARAFRRPLEFPLLADLGRAMAVVLTLYLGVRVVDLVLRDALSLATPRTVEGTLFWVEMAVGVILPLILLALPVALRPGTVVTAAALVVSGVVLNRLNVAITGMWAGSGATYVPSWMEVTVTLGIVSAGVLAYLWIAEHLPVFVERSEEYAGG, from the coding sequence ATGGCCCGACGGCTCACGCCCGGCCGGACGATCCTGTGGATCCTGGTGGCGGCTGCCGCACTCATCAGCGGTGTCCGCTACGCCCGCGGGCTGGGCGCGGTGACCCGCCTGTCCGACCGCTTCCCCTGGGGACTGTGGGTGGGGTTTGACGTCCTGTGCGGGGTGGCCCTGGCCGCCGGAGGGTTCACCATGGCGGCCACGGTGTACGTCCTGCACAACGAGCGCTACCGCCCGCTGCTGCGCCCCGCCATCGTGACGGGGTTCCTGGGTTACCTGCTGGTGATCGCGGCCCTGCTGGTGGACCTGGGCCGGCCGTACCGCATCTGGCACCCCTTGATCATGTGGAACCCCCACTCGGTCATGTTCGAGGTCGCGTGGTGCGTGATGCTGTACACGCTGGTCCTGGCCCTGGAGTTCGGCATCATGGTCCTGGAGCGGCTGGGGTGGACCACCCTGCTGTCCATCGCCCGGGCGTCGCTGCCCCCGCTGGTGGTGGCCGGGGTCATCCTCTCCACCCTGCACCAGTCCTCCCTGGGATCGTTGTTCCTGATCGTCCCCGGGAAATTGCACCCCCTGTGGTACACGCCGCTGCTGCCGGTCCTGTTCTTCCTGTCGGCGGTGGCGGTCGGGCCGGCCATGGTGACCGTGGAGGCCGCCCTCAGCGCCCGGGCCTTCCGCCGCCCCCTGGAATTTCCTCTGCTCGCGGACCTGGGACGGGCCATGGCGGTGGTCCTCACCCTGTACCTGGGCGTGCGGGTGGTGGATCTGGTCCTCCGGGATGCACTTTCCCTGGCGACTCCCCGCACGGTGGAAGGGACCCTGTTCTGGGTGGAGATGGCGGTCGGGGTGATCCTGCCCCTGATCCTGCTGGCCCTGCCGGTCGCACTGAGGCCGGGCACGGTAGTCACCGCCGCGGCCCTGGTGGTCAGCGGTGTCGTCCTCAACAGGCTCAACGTGGCCATCACCGGCATGTGGGCGGGCAGCGGCGCCACGTACGTGCCCTCGTGGATGGAGGTGACAGTCACCCTGGGCATCGTGTCCGCCGGCGTGCTGGCCTACCTGTGGATTGCCGAGCACCTTCCCGTCTTCGTGGAGCGATCGGAGGAATACGCGGGGGGATAG
- a CDS encoding 4Fe-4S dicluster domain-containing protein, with product MALTRRQFLHLAAASAVGVTVLSPTRPATARRRAAPAVGVLVDVARCVGCRSCEMACKRYHGFPERESSDLGPTAWTYIRVRPLRQPRSHLNLGDAGADRRTYKVQCMHCLEPACASACPVAALRKTPEGPVVYDASRCLGCRYCMLACPFQVPRFEWDRPLPRIQKCNLCAERLARGEPPACVEACPMRALQVGPREAILAEAARRIAESPDRYVPAIYGAEEAGGTSWLYVSDVPFEELGFPVVVREPLPAYTWKALGKVPTLVIVIGATLSALEFFLRRRINLNGGGH from the coding sequence ATGGCGCTGACCCGACGTCAGTTCCTGCACCTGGCGGCGGCCAGCGCCGTGGGGGTGACCGTGCTGTCTCCGACGCGCCCGGCCACCGCCCGGCGGCGGGCCGCGCCCGCCGTCGGCGTCCTGGTGGACGTGGCCCGGTGCGTGGGGTGCCGGTCCTGCGAGATGGCGTGCAAGCGCTACCACGGATTCCCCGAGCGGGAGTCGTCTGACCTGGGCCCCACCGCCTGGACCTACATCCGGGTCCGCCCCCTGCGGCAGCCGCGCAGCCACCTGAACCTGGGCGATGCGGGAGCCGACCGGCGCACCTATAAGGTACAGTGCATGCACTGCCTGGAACCGGCGTGCGCCTCGGCCTGTCCCGTGGCCGCCCTGCGCAAGACGCCCGAGGGGCCGGTGGTCTACGACGCCAGCCGCTGCCTGGGATGCCGGTACTGCATGCTGGCCTGTCCCTTTCAGGTGCCCCGCTTTGAGTGGGACCGGCCTCTGCCGCGCATCCAGAAGTGCAACCTGTGCGCGGAGCGGCTGGCCCGGGGGGAGCCCCCCGCCTGCGTGGAGGCGTGTCCGATGCGGGCGCTCCAGGTCGGGCCGCGGGAGGCGATCCTGGCCGAGGCCGCCCGCCGGATCGCCGAGTCGCCCGACCGCTACGTGCCCGCCATCTACGGCGCCGAGGAGGCCGGGGGGACCTCGTGGCTGTACGTGAGCGACGTCCCCTTCGAGGAGCTGGGGTTCCCGGTCGTGGTCCGGGAGCCGCTGCCCGCCTACACCTGGAAGGCGCTGGGCAAGGTGCCGACCCTGGTGATCGTCATCGGCGCCACCCTCAGCGCTCTGGAGTTCTTCCTGCGCCGGCGCATTAACCTGAACGGAGGTGGCCACTGA